Proteins encoded together in one Lathyrus oleraceus cultivar Zhongwan6 chromosome 5, CAAS_Psat_ZW6_1.0, whole genome shotgun sequence window:
- the LOC127086360 gene encoding vicilin-like seed storage protein At2g18540 — protein MRDVNGGGVPPKIATSSEKTEAEAPSKRDSRKTREDTDADTEANRKHRSSRRKSRDSSDSDGDKRGRKKRKSRKRYSSDSESDSDSEGRRKKRKSRKRYSDSESNSDSDSGSDSESDESEVSGSDSEYSDSKSETGSEGERRERKRKEKRRRREREEEKRRRREKEKKRRKKEKEEERRKKEKRKQKKEKKERGKKGAVTNLWGKYGIIRETDMWNKRPEFTAWLAEVKLVNMEHLSNWEEKQMFKEFMEDHNTATFPSKKYYSLDAYYRRQMEKEMQKGIKKVKAKERTVFNDEEQRRQELLQAREKHKEEQVIALKREMESGMAQAMKEQAQLREEMAYQYKLGNFEAAAAIQRRLDPDAAV, from the exons ATGAGAGACGTTAACGGTGGCGGCGTTCCGCCGAAAATCGCCACAAGCTCAGAGAAAACCGAAGCCGAAGCTCCGTCAAAAAGAGATTCGAGAAAAACACGAGAAGATACCGACGCGGACACAGAAGCCAATAGAAAGCACAGAAGTTCGCGGAGGAAATCACGCGACAGTTCGGATTCCGACGGCGATAAACGAGGCAGGAAGAAGAGGAAATCACGTAAGCGATACAGTAGTGATTCTGAATCTGATTCAGATTCTGAAGGACGCAGGAAGAAGAGGAAATCACGTAAGCGATATAGTGATTCTGAATCTAATTCCGATTCCGATTCAGGCTCGGATTCTGAGAGTGACGAATCCGAAGTGTCGGGTTCGGATTCGGAATATTCGGATTCGAAATCGGAGACAGGGAGTGAGGGAGAGAGGAGAGAGAGGAAGAGGAAGGAGAAGAGAAGGAGGAGAGAGAGGGAGGAAGagaagaggagaaggagagagaaggagaagaagaggaggaagaaggagaaagaagaagagagaagGAAGAAAGAGAAACGAAAACAGAAGAAGGAGAAAAAGGAGAGAGGGAAGAAAGGTGCTGTGACTAATTTATGGGGAAAGTATGGTATTATTAGAGAAACTGATATGTG GAACAAACGTCCAGAGTTCACTGCCTGGTTGGCAGAAGTAAAGCTG GTGAATATGGAGCATCTATCTAATTGGGAAGAAAAACAGATGTTTAAAGA ATTTATGGAGGATCACAACACAGCTACCTTCCCTTCCAAAAA GTATTATAGTCTTGATGCTTACTACAGACGTCAAATGGAAAAAGAGATGCAAAAGGGTATTAAAAAGGTTAAGGCAAAAGAACGAACTGTTTTCAATGATGAAGAACAGCGCAG ACAAGAGTTGTTGCAAGCACGTGAAAAACATAAGGAAGAGCAAGTAATAGCTTTGAAGCGCGAAATGGAAAGTGGAATG GCACAAGCAATGAAAGAGCAAGCTCAACTCAGGGAGGAGATGGCTTACCAGTACAAGCTTGGCAACTTTGAG GCTGCTGCCGCAATCCAGCGAAGGTTGGACCCTGATGCTGCCGTGTAG